TAGGGTTCCGCGCGGACCGCAGCTAACCcgggggttgtggtggtggtggtgtctgaTCCgtcgtgctgctgctcctcgacttcgtcgtcatcgtagGAGACCACGATGACGAGTTTCAGGGCGTACCGGGAGGGCGGATACGCGGCGATATTGCGCAGCTTCTGTGAGAAGCTGCATCCGCCGCGCTTGATCACGAGCACCTGGTGGTTCTGTGCAACTTCTCGGAGGATGCGGTCGTCGCAGAGCTCGTCTGCGAAGTAGATGCTGTTCCAGGTGAGGCGTTGCTTGGAAGGGTCGCCTGTGATGGAGACGGTTGTGGCGTCTTCCACGTCGGGGAGTGGGGCGGAGCCGAGCCCCGTGGAGATAGCGGCCGGGAGCAGGAGACGTAACGAGgttggtttcttcttctgcggcAGGCTGGTCTGGCCGTGCACTTCATCCCGGAGGAGAGTGGATAGGGTGTTGACCAGCGAGGAGAGGACGGTCTTCATGCTGGAGGTTGATGCGTCTACGCTGCCGACTTTGCTGTCGACGGCGCTGGAGCCGTGGACGATGGCTCCGTTGGCACGTCGAGGTGCAGCTGGTTCATGACTATCATCTGAATCATTTCGTCGACGGATAGACTCTGGGATAACGTCAATGACGATGTCAACCATGGCGGTATCGCGAACCCGCGTGAAGTTCGGGTCGGTGGGGTCGAGGACATCAAATGTGATTTCCCGTAGAAGATATACCTTCTCGTCTTTGCCCAGTGGCACGTTGTTGATCACCTGGACTCGGAATTCGTCCCCTTCTGCGCTGCCGGTTTCTCCTAGCACGGGGACATCCTGGACCATACTCAGCCGTAGGCCCCCGATggctttgatgaagatgccatCGCGCACTCGTTCCAGCGATCCGGGCCCCACGACCATGCCGGGAAGTGCAGGGAAAGAGATGTCGAGCGTTGGGCGAATTGTCATTGGTGCGCTGGTCGCGTTGAACGGGACCAGCTCTGGAGGCAATGTCCACGGGAAGAATGTGTAGTTGGTGGGCGACGACAAGTCTGACACTGATACGCTCGGGTGGTCCCGAGCATAGTCCAGAAGAGGGCCTTCCGCTACGCCTCTACTCGGCATAAGGTGTAGACGTGCCAGGTTCGCGGCGTGGAACAGGTCGGACCGAGCCGCAGTAGACGAGACTCCCAGCGTTGGAGGCTCAGGTGCTGTTGGGCAAGTCAAATCCTCGCTTGCCACATCGACTGGTACCTGCTTGCGCTCAGCGCGCTGTGCCGTGCTGTTTTTGGGTATAATAAGAGGGTGGCCCTCGGTGGAAAAGACGAACGGCTGATCTAGCTTGTTGAGGGGATGGTCAAAATCGTACAGCAGAAACATGTACTTGGCAGTTTCACCCAGGAAGAAGCTTTCCATGCGGTCATTGAGCTCGCCGTTGCGGACGTCCTGAATACCGGCCCAACCGCACTTGGTCCAGCATCGCCGTTTCAAATCCCGCAGGACCATCTCACCGACATGCAGGTACCAGGGGTCCTTTGTCGCTCGGTAgaggtagtaagtagattCGACGAATTCAGGGCGGCCACCGTACCAGGAAAGGCCCTGCTCAATGTCCCCGGTGGCGACATTCCATCGTTCAGGCAGTCCAGAAAACCGAGTCCAGACTGCCGTCGTCAGAAGATGGATGCCGATCGCTTCGTCTACCTCTCCCGCCAAAGTAAGAAGTCCGGGGTAGAAGGCGCTGAGACTGTCGATCCAAAAAGCACGAGTCGCTCCGGTGAAGATGTCTCCCTGTATCAAATGCGGATGTTGATGGCCCTCACCGCGGTATAGGTGACGTTTGATCGAGGCATGAGACTCCTCCCAGACCTTCAGAAAGGCATCTGCCGAGTGCTCATATTCTGAAAGCGGCAAGAAATAGTCGTCCAGAACATGCCATGGGCTGCTGGTATTGACCGGGGGTCGTTCCCCTGACGAGAGGAGCACGTAGGACTTGAAAGCATACTCGAAGAAGCTATCAATTCCTGCGCCAATCTGAGACATCGTATTGTTAGCCACGTCTAAATGCACTTGCTTGACAACTCACCCCAGTGTAGGAATGAACCCATCTGCCAGACTCGGCATCAATACCAGACCCTATCAGTCCAATATCACTCCTCCTTGCCCAAACGGCCCAGAATGCCCGCTTGGCAAGCTCCTCATACCGGCCATCGCCTGTAAGCCTGCTCAAGACCGTAAACTCTAGGACCAGACTaccagcgccagcgctgCAAGTTTCCGTGGTCTCAAAGGTCGAGGAGCGGCGAGGCTTTTGGCACTGTTCAGGATTGGCTTTGTCACACGTAGGGGCTGCATTGAACGGCGAGTTTGCGTAGTACGGCTGCCGTTGCACTCCGTATTTCAGGTTCACTCGAGGGTAAGGGAGACCAGTGTCCGTATAAAACGCGGGCAGGATTCGATTCGCAAGATCGACAGCAAGTCGTAGAAGCTGGCCATCGTAGACAAACCCGTCCTCCCACTCGATACCGTGACTGCCTTCAGGGAAGGAATGCTTATCCCAGGCTCTGGCGAAGTTGGCTTCGGCCTCCGGCGGGTTGTATCCGCTGATAGGAAGATCGCCCACAGCAAAAAGATGAGCACTGAGCAGACCACCTAGGGAGAACCATTAATCGATGCATACTCCTCCATCCACAATATCCGATGCCTACCTAATCCTCGAATCACCGTCTCGAACACCTGCACTTTGCTATCCATATCGAACCCTCGACCCCTCTGGCCCTGGCCTGCGGGGCCATTCGATCCATCACCGTACAGTGCAACAAAATCCTTCACTCCGTTTTGAAAGTAATCCCACGCCTTCTGGCCCTGGTCGGGACTCGAGGAAAGTATGGCCAGGGAGGACAGACTGTCGATCAGAGTCAAGGAATAATTTCCCAGGACATCGTTGAGCTCTGCATGCGCAGGATTATCTCGGTCGCGAACCAGCGGACGGCATGTTAGAGGGCGTAGTTCGTCTTCAGGAAAGGCGTGCTCGAGATAGTTGTCGAATCCGTGGTAGAACATATGCTCTGTCTCCTTCCTAGATATCGAAAGGTGTCAGTCGATCGGCCTTACACCAGGGAGACTAGAAATCTCAGTTATGAGTGGTGGAAATTACCTGAGCTCCTTAACCTGATCGGTCCGCATGCCCTGGGCCATGGAGAGCCACAGCGACAGCTGTAAGACCCAGGT
The window above is part of the Aspergillus luchuensis IFO 4308 DNA, chromosome 8, nearly complete sequence genome. Proteins encoded here:
- the MNL1 gene encoding alpha mannosidase-like protein (CAZy:GH47;~COG:G;~EggNog:ENOG410PV2M;~InterPro:IPR036026,IPR001382;~PFAM:PF01532;~go_component: GO:0016020 - membrane [Evidence IEA];~go_function: GO:0004571 - mannosyl-oligosaccharide 1,2-alpha-mannosidase activity [Evidence IEA];~go_function: GO:0005509 - calcium ion binding [Evidence IEA]); amino-acid sequence: MRSGCWHSQMSALRSAWILTWVLQLSLWLSMAQGMRTDQVKELRKETEHMFYHGFDNYLEHAFPEDELRPLTCRPLVRDRDNPAHAELNDVLGNYSLTLIDSLSSLAILSSSPDQGQKAWDYFQNGVKDFVALYGDGSNGPAGQGQRGRGFDMDSKVQVFETVIRGLGGLLSAHLFAVGDLPISGYNPPEAEANFARAWDKHSFPEGSHGIEWEDGFVYDGQLLRLAVDLANRILPAFYTDTGLPYPRVNLKYGVQRQPYYANSPFNAAPTCDKANPEQCQKPRRSSTFETTETCSAGAGSLVLEFTVLSRLTGDGRYEELAKRAFWAVWARRSDIGLIGSGIDAESGRWVHSYTGIGAGIDSFFEYAFKSYVLLSSGERPPVNTSSPWHVLDDYFLPLSEYEHSADAFLKVWEESHASIKRHLYRGEGHQHPHLIQGDIFTGATRAFWIDSLSAFYPGLLTLAGEVDEAIGIHLLTTAVWTRFSGLPERWNVATGDIEQGLSWYGGRPEFVESTYYLYRATKDPWYLHVGEMVLRDLKRRCWTKCGWAGIQDVRNGELNDRMESFFLGETAKYMFLLYDFDHPLNKLDQPFVFSTEGHPLIIPKNSTAQRAERKQVPVDVASEDLTCPTAPEPPTLGVSSTAARSDLFHAANLARLHLMPSRGVAEGPLLDYARDHPSVSVSDLSSPTNYTFFPWTLPPELVPFNATSAPMTIRPTLDISFPALPGMVVGPGSLERVRDGIFIKAIGGLRLSMVQDVPVLGETGSAEGDEFRVQVINNVPLGKDEKVYLLREITFDVLDPTDPNFTRVRDTAMVDIVIDVIPESIRRRNDSDDSHEPAAPRRANGAIVHGSSAVDSKVGSVDASTSSMKTVLSSLVNTLSTLLRDEVHGQTSLPQKKKPTSLRLLLPAAISTGLGSAPLPDVEDATTVSITGDPSKQRLTWNSIYFADELCDDRILREVAQNHQVLVIKRGGCSFSQKLRNIAAYPPSRYALKLVIVVSYDDDEVEEQQHDGSDTTTTTTPGLAAVRAEPYLVRPHLDETQMTAAGVPRRQLLSVVMVGGGQETYELLRQATGVGIKRRYSVRSQGVPINNLYIL